The following are from one region of the Poecilia reticulata strain Guanapo linkage group LG7, Guppy_female_1.0+MT, whole genome shotgun sequence genome:
- the spen gene encoding msx2-interacting protein encodes MVRETRHLWVGNLPENVREEKIIEHFKRYGRVESVKVLPKRGSEGGVAAFVDFVDIKSAQKAHNAINKMGDRDLRTDYNEPGTIPSAARGLDDSLSLGSRGRDVSGFTRATGGAVYGPPTSLHTRDGRYERRLDGTAEGRERTYDHTTYGHHERPGSSFDRQRHYETDYYRDARERTLSNAGSGSGTTGGSSTTVPSGVSGTIVGPVSGNTGAGGSAGASTGGSAGSTSSGVGFYRSHSRSPCRFEAPEPRYESRSREPFTLASVVHRDLYRDDRGRRAERSYRHSRSRSPHSTHSRNPSPQRLVTQTTRPPRSHSGSGSRSRSSSSDSVSSTSSSTSGSDSSSSSSDDSPARSVQSAAVPAPSALPLSSLDKDEPRKSFGIKVQNLPVRSTDTSLKDGLFHEFKKHGKVTSVQIHGASEERYGLVFFRQPEDQEKALCASKGKLFFGMQIDVTAWNGPETESENEFRPLDERIDEFHPKATRTLFIGNLEKTTTYHDLLNIFQRFGEIVDIDIKKVNGAPQYAFLQYCDIASVCKAMKKMDGEYLGNNRLKLGFGKSMPTTCVWLDGLASNTTEQFLTRHFCRYGHVVKVVLDRMKGMALILYNNIEYAQAAVKDTKGWKIGGNKIKVDFANQESQMAFYRAMQASGQDIRDFYEFLSERRDDRRSQYEFQTERQYYENVRTPGTYTDDPRRKYPARSREFYTEWDPYQGDYYDPQYFEDPREYREYRADPYEQDIRKYSYLQRERERERERFETDRGRDHGRRTIERSQSPSHISTRRPVSPTASPSLSERIPSDSDRRICCRSSDRSGSCSSVSPPRFEKLEKARAERYNKTDKLEKDRVFEIERASLVEKEKRAGRKERGDKEKSEKQRLKKFKVTSPTTLEIESELEKDTSPESGLRSKTSKTSKESSSKARLDLLPCVVQLTRVKEKEGKLIGHAVQEKQTLRAGSDSPKLASPGADQRSPTLRSELSKGDKHGKMPREKNINSLIEIAEKDGKIKSKKHGKSEFGFDNNVSLDVDRLAARKRRFEESVRTDRQRRSNEEDTGRTGLYKLWSNTKETGLEKVLVIRGVHKKEHKDRAVCVVSVSSPKDERDCEGKSLGLPLEGQSHFGELLEDSASQQNSPFLRMDLEALKRENGSSLTKISDDGSFDMDELKEQKQVLSENEEGSAKCRDYDGDEHCVNINQSVCAKQIEQGRWLQSKLRDPDKMVKFGKSPNNEACDSEKEYILHDVGKTNLDIAHDDFSSSKRKKLENFEHEVLKVKREHNFPNSQEFNKDIYSMSSSIGAGPSSENEDEETSRICLLITKKEQKLSPTDESYSRTESLKNHFSLTARNFQSSNNAHPKLKTSLLGFDDDVMQHWERRIKSDSLRMEMTFPNDTLKRENICKRLSQDLEPGELQSDSDDDGDNKHISHKPSSSLSYILRDRDERMTDLKLSGSLEKNKFYSFALDKTITPDTKALLERAKTLYSSREDNWSFLPSRFPVSHSCSEKDKAVLAPRPIPSWYMKKKKIRTDSVEKLHDKKEELKPQDQERQELFASRFLHSSIFEQDSRRLQRLERKDQDLETGSGRPFIKVGAIETHSESGGADVPTEPTVLFHSRFLELQQQKDKDHNLPDSESDPVLLEMKRDETLSCDNVISDKEPEAPLKARDKSPSPPITIKMSSFLPSPKETCLAEKETSDPSTDQSVPIVKEEKVEPSLEICPSHSPPVNMIKLAAPEVPMNPALSVSQPEPETELIKPKTDGDNSLVVEHVVEDKHHTPVVSPSACEKETVEFAYSDCSKIEQTSEVSKSEPEIESQSMESFEDSQKTETDSEPCMPELEAEVKPLPTRRQTKGKRAKTLSVLRATQPTNIISKEKPATRKSERIDREKLKRASSPRAEAPKLSYESKTTSKSPIHASDSEQNLESSLIVGRTRRRNVRSVYATLHDDEQAGKEVTESPRCMRKRAADKDQIQQEVQISTNTRRGRPPKRGVKRVADISPVKGDQKKTVEADTEAREASNTAEVVKASEGWRSPRTQKVQQTSLTSSTPNKKGSRIDKSSGNKFVTAEQADPSSNDELELKPKASSEPTGKPLDRTESESSPVLRKEKDTKDFVEKISVDPEFDISTSERGKQPEKNLKVKTPRLKRNTKQITEDKSHTLKNLEIRVSVDDVKSLLRSEDLESDTFAANVTKGKIVVKENEETRMADFAKDTKEMTTQDNEDALSESEAPADPAAVLLARQMELEQAVENIAKLTADQPPRPYKEPPPGPPTVLPPVIVEPEVEVEEEKRENPASETELAAAIDSITAEETCGDADGFTAAPTYSALIPTPESVISSSSSSNDIMEPETHMAINNILAGDLDDDSRTSSPKASMTELKTADEPILLGTPKKTIKSRARTPKKSRNRKGPASRKGDTADEVSQSEPSPVKLPESIPEDPETDSKAVTVTAAISAVTSVVTAVATCRRDVTSAITVDNPKEAEQPEVEQPVPKESAFHLGTTSSSAIKKPLQTAEPSTPTFGPANSSPVSQLSVPLLRPAKMPLSPDWPQRSEESRIYVNPSCHVTVVTPTIPPSTVLGTPTANPPMPPDTKASDIDPSSSTLRKILMEPKYVSASNSNSITTTMVSSALSDHSRMSENENPTDTLVSRHLNSEQRPPLPPKSLHHKPAPLTESQQNCGEKKPHTIMSPTTSVISRIPMPYDTEETPRISLSNRSIGLTIPKQKFRSNSNENNRCHNVEIAEDVSRGRSVVEPTPYHTGSSPGLRVNTSEGVVVLSYSGQKTEGPHRMRAKISQIPEASAGDIEFQQSVSKSQIKQDPIITSSQSPNPKVSSAPTGYGHPGVLLTNQSYNSQPVISSIKQDVHGCDKSEAPYHTTSPGVVKMFQSPVSSSQVLMYNQAVIQQQHGKRGLVTDTLTKKMEISKAVQQSNLSPVMSPHHPSIPGTRMSPSPGNTNDRSALHLKQEPQSPRTAGHSPSPFVKTCPLSSSPIGTSVVLSHGMPTLSTYPSSMHHSHPEQSSVIMQPQSVTQSLAHEARMNNPTMPGINYGRRGGCLPSPHPGSTKSSNTPQPVIRDMVLQSHSSPQRSMSGSGGSSVSEEEPRHFNQALSRPSVPHLQSDVMVVHSDHRGLHPGIRMDQYREIHQRILLHQQLGEQTSVEARQSRNSETAITSPSNISGPSRSPILVKSIEFSPKEPLKSPEGKLMHLSPNESRIRGVHASSPVLMSSHPHGVQLMHPGGANSFPVYRDMRGFPSQFPGHNLANQGISSTQIPAEHELGNRSKISQSHGGGNDSTPESPHLRHTTSSESSHISRISGETISPSYQSPLLSPMGLTHKPDLSLQKGPRTFLLTPPPTVTPSSSQQPRHDTKLEHSGHRSIDMVQLLKKYPIVWQGLLALKNDQAAVQLHFVSGNTILAQRSLPPPEGGSLLRIVQRMRLEASQLDSVARRMTMENDYCLLLALPCGRDQEDVLGQTQALKSGFITYLQAKQAAGIINVPNPGSNQAAYVVQIFPPCEFSESHLSRLAPDLLNSISSISPHLMIVIASV; translated from the exons GACTGCGGAAGGTCGGGAACGGACATACGATCACACCACCTACGGACATCATGAGCGACCTGGTAGCAGCTTCGACCGTCAACGGCACTATGAAACAGACTATTACCGTGACGCAAGAGAGAGGACTCTTAGCAATGCCGGAAGTGGGTCTGGCACCACTGGTGGAAGTAGTACAACTGTGCCGTCAGGTGTCAGTGGAACTATAGTTGGTCCCGTTTCTGGAAACACGGGAGCCGGCGGATCGGCTGGGGCGTCAACGGGAGGGAGCGCAGGATCTACTTCCAGCGGGGTCGGCTTCTACCGCTCCCACAGCAGGAGTCCGTGTCGGTTTGAGGCGCCCGAGCCTCGCTACGAGTCTCGTTCCAGGGAACCGTTTACTTTGGCCAGTGTGGTTCACAGGGACCTGTACCGGGATGACCGGGGACGGCGTGCGGAGAGGTCATACCGCCACAGTCGCAGCCGGTCTCCACACTCGACACATTCGCGAAATCCCTCGCCTCAGAGACTGGTGACTCAGACTACTCGTCCTCCACGTTCCCACAGTGGGTCAGGATCTCGCAGCCGCTCATCCAGCTCAGACTCAgtcagcagcaccagcagcagcacgaGTGGCAG TGATTCTAGCAGTAGCTCGAGTGATGACTCTCCGGCCCGCTCAGTGCAGTCTGCTGCTGTCCCTGCACCCTCAGCTCTTCCTTTATCCTCCCTTGACAAAGACGAACCGCGTAAAAGCTTTGGCATCAAGGTCCAAAATCTTCCTGTGCGCTCTACAG ATACAAGCCTCAAGGATGGTTTGTTCCACGAATTCAAAAAGCATGGAAAGGTTACATCGGTGCAGATCCATGGGGCTTCAGAGGAGCGCTATGGACTCGTCTTTTTCCGCCAACCAGAAGATCAAGAGAAGGCGCTTTGCGCCTCCAAGGGGAAGCTGTTTTTTGGAATGCAAATTGACGTCACAGCCTGGAATGGTCCCG AGACAGAAAGCGAAAACGAATTTCGACCGCTGGATGAGAGGATTGATGAGTTTCATCCAAAGGCCACACGGACATTATTTATTGGAAACTTGGAGAAGACTACCACTTACCATGACCTGCTAAACATCTTCCAACGTTTTGGAGAAATAGtg GATATTGACATTAAGAAGGTGAATGGAGCCCCACAGTATGCCTTTCTTCAATACTGCGACATTGCAAGTGTTTGCAAAGCAATGAAAAAGATGGATGGCGAGTATCTTGGTAACAACAGACTAAAG CTGGGGTTTGGAAAGAGCATGCCCACAACTTGTGTTTGGTTGGATGGTCTGGCTTCAAATACAACAGAACAGTTTCTCACTCGCCATTTTTGCCGCTATGGGCATGTTGTCAAG GTCGTACTTGACAGAATGAAAGGAATGGCCCTTATCCTGTACAACAACATTGAATACGCCCAAGCAGCAGTCAAAGACACAAAAGGTTGGAAGATAGGGGGCAATAAAATTAAG GTGGACTTTGCAAATCAGGAAAGTCAGATGGCGTTTTATCGTGCAATGCAGGCATCTGGGCAAGATATTCGTGACTTTTATGAGTTTCTTTCTGAAAGAAG AGATGACAGACGAAGCCAATATGAGTTTCAAACAGAAAGACAGTATTACGAGAATGTTCGAACACCTGGAACTTATACGGATGATCCGCGGCGGAAATACCCTGCCAGAAGTCGAGAGTTCTACACTGAATGGGACCCGTATCAAGGAGATTACTATGATCCACAGTACTTTGAGGACCCAAGAGAGTATCGGGAATACAGAGCTGATCCTTATGAGCAGGACATTCGCAAATACAGCTACTTGCAACGAgagcgagaaagagagagggagcgcTTTGAAACGGATCGTGGTCGTGATCATGGAAGAAGGACCATCGAGCGTAGCCAAAGCCCTTCTCACATCTCCACTCGACGTCCTGTCAGCCCCACCGCATCGCCTTCGCTCTCCGAGAGAATACCAAGTGACTCAGACAGGCGAATTTGTTGTCGATCATCTGACAGAAGTGGCAGCTGCAGTTCGGTTTCCCCACCCAGATTTGAAAAACTGGAAAAGGCACGCGCTGAAAGATATAATAAAACTGATAAACTGGAGAAGGATCGTGTTTTTGAAATTGAAAGAGCAAGTCTGGTTGAAAAGGAGAAGAGAGCGGGGcgaaaagaaagaggagacaAGGAAAAAAGCGAGAAGCAAAGGCTTAAGAAATTTAAAGTCACATCGCCTACAACGCTGGAGATAGAATCAGAACTTGAAAAAGACACTAGCCCTGAGTCTGGACTACGgagtaaaaccagtaaaactTCAAAAGAAAGCTCCAGCAAAGCAAGGTTAGATCTTCTGCCTTGTGTAGTGCAGTTAACCCGTGtcaaagagaaagaaggaaaattgATTGGTCATGCTGTccaagaaaagcaaacattgaGGGCTGGCAGTGACAGTCCTAAATTGGCATCGCCTGGAGCTGACCAGAGAAGTCCTACACTCCGCTCAGAATTGTCCAAAGGTGACAAACATGGGAAGATGcctagagaaaaaaatataaacagcttAATAGAAATTGCTGAAAAGGATGGTAAAATCAAATCCAAAAAACATGGAAAGTCTGAGTTTGGATTTGATAACAATGTTTCTCTGGATGTTGATCGTTTAGCTGCAAGAAAAAGGCGATTTGAAGAATCTGTGAGAACCGATCGACAAAGGAGATCTAACGAAGAAGACACTGGTAGAACTGGACTTTACAAACTGTGGAGCAACACAAAGGAGACAGGATTGGAGAAAGTCCTTGTGATAAGAGGGGTGCATAAAAAAGAACACAAGGATAGAGCTGTATGTGTGGTTTCAGTAAGCAGTCCTAAAGATGAACGGGACTGCGAAGGCAAATCTCTAGGTCTGCCTCTGGAGGGGCAATCGCATTTTGGGGAGCTGCTTGAAGATTCTGCATCACAACAGAACTCCCCCTTCCTTAGAATGGATTTGGAGGCTCTAAAAAGGGAGAACGGCTCCAGTCTCACAAAGATTTCAGATGACGGCAGCTTTGATATGGATGAATTAAAAGAACAGAAGCAGGTTTTGTCTGAAAATGAGGAGGGAAGTGCAAAGTGCAGAGACTATGATGGGGATGAACATTGTGTGAACATTAACCAGTCTGTTTGTGCAAAACAAATTGAACAAGGTCGATGGCTTCAATCCAAGCTTAGGGATCCTGATAAAATGGTCAAGTTTGGAAAGTCGCCAAACAATGAGGCTTGTGATTCGGAAAAAGAGTATATCCTGCATGATGTTGGGAAAACAAATCTGGACATTGCCCATGATGACTTCTCTTCTAGTAAACGAAAGAAATTGGAGAATTTTGAACATGAGGTCCTGAAAGTAAAACGAGAGCACAACTTTCCAAATTCCCAGGAATTCAATAAAGACATCTACAGCATGTCATCTTCTATAGGAGCTGGTCCGTCTTCAGAAAACGAAGACGAAGAAACTTCCCGCATTTGTCTGTTAATtacaaaaaaggaacaaaaattgTCTCCAACTGATGAAAGCTATTCACGCACAGAATCcttaaaaaatcatttcagcTTGACAGCCAGAAATTTCCAGTCTTCTAACAATGCACACCCGAAGCTGAAAACATCCTTACTTGGATTTGATGATGATGTAATGCAACACTGGGAgaggagaataaagtcagattcTCTCAGAATGGAAATGACATTCCCAAATGATACTCTAAAACgggaaaatatttgcaaacGCCTCAGTCAGGACTTGGAACCAGGAGAGTTGCAGTCTGATTCAGATGACGATGGAgacaacaaacacatttctcaCAAACCAAGCAGTTCTTTGTCTTATATCCTAAGGGATCGTGATGAGAGAATGACTGACCTCAAGCTTTCAGGCTCCTTggagaaaaataagttttactCATTTGCATTAGACAAAACAATAACGCCTGACACAAAAGCACTCCTTGAAAGAGCCAAGACTTTGTATTCCTCGAGGGAAGATAATTGGTCTTTTCTCCCCTCACGCTTTCCAGTGTCTCATAGTTGTTCTGAAAAAGACAAGGCAGTGCTAGCGCCACGCCCTATTCCTTCTTggtacatgaaaaaaaagaagatccGCACTGATTCTGTGGAAAAGTTGCATGATAAGAAGGAAGAACTCAAGCCACAGGACCAAGAGCGTCAGGAATTATTTGCCTCTCGTTTCTTGCACAGCTCCATCTTTGAACAGGACTCACGTCGACTACAACGTCTTGAACGCAAAGACCAAGACTTAGAAACTGGAAGTGGTAGGCCTTTTATCAAGGTTGGTGCTATAGAGACACATTCGGAATCTGGAGGAGCTGATGTTCCAACAGAGCCTACAGTGCTTTTCCATAGTCGATTCTTGGAGCTTCAGCAACAAAAAGACAAGGACCACAATCTACCTGACTCTGAAAGTGACCCAGTATTGTTGGAGATGAAAAGAGATGAAACTCTGAGCTGTGATAATGTGATATCTGACAAGGAACCAGAAGCTCCTCTAAAGGCTCGTGACAAATCGCCAAGCCCCCCAATAACTATAAAAATGTCATCATTCCTCCCTTCCCCTAAGGAAACATGCCTAGCAGAGAAAGAAACTTCAGATCCATCCACAGATCAATCAGTGCCAATTGTCAAAGAAGAAAAGGTTGAGCCATCTCTTGAGATATGCCCATCCCATTCTCCTCCTGTGAATATGATCAAATTAGCTGCTCCTGAGGTACCCATGAACCCCGCACTTTCAGTTTCCCAACCAGAACCTGAAACAGAGTTAATTAAACCCAAAACAGATGGGGATAATAGTTTAGTGGTTGAACATGTTGTAGAAGATAAGCATCACACACCTGTTGTTTCCCCAAGTGcctgtgaaaaagaaacagtggAATTTGCTTATTCTGATTGTTCAAAGATAGAACAAACCTCGGAAGTGAGTAAGTCAGAGCCTGAAATTGAAAGCCAGTCCATGGAAAGCTTTGAGGACTCTCAAAAAACTGAGACAGATAGTGAGCCGTGTATGCCAGAGCTAGAGGCTGAAGTGAAACCACTACCAACTCGCAGACAAACCAAGGGTAAAAGGGCCAAAACCCTTTCTGTATTACGTGCGACACAACCGACCAACATTATCAGCAAGGAAAAACCTGCAACGCGGAAAAGTGAACGGATTGACCGAGAGAAACTCAAAAGAGCATCGTCTCCTAGAGCAGAAGCACCTAAATTATCATATGAATCTAAAACTACATCCAAGTCTCCAATACATGCATCTGATTCAGAACAAAACCTTGAGTCAAGTTTAATTGTTGGGAGAACACGACGGAGGAACGTGAGGTCAGTCTATGCCACTCTACATGACGATGAACAAGCTGGGAAGGAAGTAACAGAGTCCCCCCGTTGCATGCGCAAACGAGCAGCCGACAAAGACCAAATACAACAAGAGGTTCAAATTTCTACCAACACGAGGCGGGGACGCCCTCCTAAAAGAGGTGTCAAACGAGTTGCAGATATATCACCAGTAAAAGGGGATCAGAAGAAAACAGTGGAAGCAGACACAGAGGCCAGAGAGGCATCAAATACTGCAGAAGTTGTGAAAGCCTCTGAGGGATGGCGTTCACCTCGTACACAAAAAGTCCAACAAACTTCACTGACTTCCTCTACTCCAAACAAAAAGGGAAGTAGAATAGACAAATCATCTGGGAACAAATTTGTGACGGCAGAACAAGCTGATCCATCGAGCAATGATGAATTGGAGCTTAAGCCCAAAGCTAGCTCAGAACCCACTGGCAAGCCATTAGACAGGACAGAAAGTGAAAGCTCACCAGtgctcagaaaagaaaaagatacaaAAGATTTTGTCGAAAAAATATCCGTTGATCCAGAATTTGACATTAGCACCTCTGAGAGGGGCAAACAGcctgaaaaaaatttaaaagttaaaacaccGAGGTTAAAACGAAATACTAAACAGATAACTGAAGACAAATCACACACTCTGAAAAATCTCGAAATCCGCGTAAGCGTTGATGACGTAAAAAGCCTACTTCGCTCTGAAGATCTTGAGTCAGATACTTTTGCGGCTAATGTTACAAAAGGCAAGATTGTAGTAAAAGAGAATGAAGAAACAAGAATGGCAGACTTTGCAAAAGATACCAAAGAAATGACTACACAAGACAATGAAGACGCGCTATCAGAATCTGAAGCTCCTGCCGATCCAGCTGCTGTTCTTTTAGCACGACAGATGGAACTGGAGCAGGCAGTCGAAAATATTGCCAAACTTACAGCTGACCAGCCTCCAAGACCTTATAAAGAACCACCCCCTGGTCCACCTACTGTATTGCCCCCTGTCATAGTGGAACCAGAAGTTGAAGTTGAAGAGGAGAAGCGAGAAAATCCTGCAAGTGAAACAGAACTAGCTGCTGCTATTGACTCCATCACAGCTGAAGAAACCTGTGGGGATGCAGATGGCTTTACGGCTGCTCCTACTTACTCTGCTCTTATTCCTACGCCTGAATCTGTAatttcttcctcatcctcctccaaTGACATCATGGAACCAGAAACACACATGGCAATCAATAATATCCTTGCTGGAGACTTGGATGATGACTCTCGAACCTCAAGCCCAAAAGCATCAATGACAGAATTGAAGACAGCTGATGAACCCATTCTTCTTGGTACACCCAAGAAGACAATTAAATCTAGAGCCAGAACCCCAAAGAAGTCAAGAAATCGTAAAGGTCCAGCTAGTAGAAAGGGGGACACTGCTGATGAAGTCTCTCAGTCAGAGCCCTCACCCGTAAAGTTACCTGAGTCAATTCCAGAAGATCCAGAAACAGACTCAAAAGCAGTGACTGTTACAGCTGCAATTTCTGCAGTGACTTCTGTGGTCACTGCCGTTGCAACTTGTAGACGTGATGTTACAAGTGCTATAACTGTAGACAACCCCAAAGAGGCAGAACAGCCTGAAGTGGAACAGCCTGTTCCCAAAGAATCTGCCTTTCATTTAGGCACAACCAGCAGTTCTGCGATTAAAAAGCCTctccaaacagcagaaccaAGTACTCCTACCTTTGGCCCTGCTAATTCATCACCAGTTTCTCAGCTTAGTGTACCCCTGTTGCGACCTGCCAAAATGCCCCTTTCTCCTGACTGGCCTCAGCGATCTGAAGAAAGCAGAATCTATGTTAATCCTTCCTGTCATGTCACAGTAGTAACTCCCACAATACCTCCATCAACTGTACTCGGAACGCCTACAGCAAATCCCCCAATGCCCCCTGACACCAAGGCTTCTGACATTGATCCAAGTTCCAGTACcctgagaaaaatattaatggaaCCTAAATATGTGTCTGCGTCAAACAGCAATTCTATAACTACCACTATGGTATCATCGGCACTGTCGGATCATTCAAGGATGTCAGAGAATGAAAATCCCACAGATACACTTGTTTCAAGACATTTAAATTCTGAACAAAGACCACCTCTACCTCCCAAGTCACTGCACCATAAGCCAGCCCCCCTCACAGAATCCCAACAGAACTGTGGGGAAAAGAAGCCGCATACAATTATGTCTCCTACTACCTCAGTCATAAGTAGAATTCCAATGCCTTATGATACAGAAGAAACCCCACGAATTTCCCTAAGCAATCGAAGCATTGGCCTGACCAttccaaaacagaaatttaGATCAAACTCCAATGAGAATAACCGCTGTCATAATGTGGAGATAGCAGAAGATGTTTCTAGAGGGCGGTCTGTTGTTGAACCAACTCCTTACCATACGGGTTCTAGCCCTGGCTTGAGGGTAAATACATCAGAGGGTGTTGTCGTTTTAAGTTATTCTGGTCAAAAGACAGAGGGACCACATAGGATGAGAGCCAAAATTAGTCAAATTCCTGAAGCTAGTGCTGGTGATATAGAGTTTCAACAATCTGTGTCCAAATCCCAGATAAAGCAAGACCCTATCATCACATCATCTCAGTCACCTAACCCCAAAGTATCTTCAGCTCCTACTGGTTATGGGCACCCTGGGGTCCTTTTAACCAATCAGTCTTACAATTCTCAACCGGTCATTTCCAGCATCAAGCAAGATGTTCATGGATGTGACAAGTCTGAAGCTCCCTACCATACAACATCACCAGGTGTGGTGAAGATGTTCCAGTCGCCTGTTAGTTCCTCTCAAGTTTTGATGTACAATCAAGCTGTaatccagcagcagcatggcAAAAGAGGGCTAGTGACGGatacattaacaaaaaaaatggagattAGCAAAGCTGTTCAGCAATCTAACTTGAGCCCAGTCATGAGTCCACACCACCCATCTATTCCTGGAACACGAATGAGTCCTAGTCCCGGCAACACAAATGATAGGTCTGCTTTACATCTCAAGCAAGAACCTCAGTCTCCACGAACAGCTGGTCATTCCCCTTCACCCTTTGTCAAAACCTGTCCACTAAGCAGCTCTCCCATTGGAACTTCTGTGGTTTTAAGTCATGGTATGCCAACGCTGTCTACATACCCTTCTAGCATGCATCACTCCCACCCAGAACAGTCCTCTGTCATAATGCAACCTCAGAGTGTCACTCAGTCGTTAGCTCATGAAGCCAGAATGAATAACCCAACAATGCCAGGGATAAACTATGGAAGGCGAGGAGGCTGCCTACCTTCTCCGCACCCAGGATCTACAAAGAGCTCTAATACACCACAGCCTGTTATTCGAGATATGGTTTTGCAGTCTCATTCAAGTCCCCAAAGGTCAATGTCAGGGAGTGGTGGCAGCAGTGTAAGTGAAGAAGAGCCAAGACACTTTAACCAAGCTCTTAGTCGACCTTCAGTTCCCCATTTACAGTCAGATGTAATGGTGGTTCACAGTGACCACAGAGGGCTCCACCCAGGCATCCGCATGGATCAGTACAGAGAAATTCACCAGCGCATACTCCTGCACCAGCAACTAGGAGAACAGACATCTGTAGAAGCAAGGCAGTCTCGCAACTCAGAGACCGCAATAACATCTCCAAGCAACATCTCTGGACCATCAAGAAGTCCAATACTGGTAAAGAGCATTGAATTCTCACCAAAAGAGCCTCTCAAATCACCAGAAGGAAAGCTAATGCATTTGAGCCCCAATGAAAGTAGAATTAGAGGAGTCCATGCATCCAGCCCTGTTTTAATGTCTTCTCACCCCCATGGAGTTCAACTAATGCATCCAGGAGGTGCAAACTCCTTTCCAGTATATCGAGATATGCGGGGCTTCCCTTCCCAGTTTCCAGGACACAATCTGGCCAACCAGGGCATTTCATCTACACAG ATCCCGGCGGAGCACGAGTTGGGAAACCGAAGCAAAATATCTCAGTCCCATGGAGGAGGAAATGATTCCACACCTGAAAGCCCACATCTCCGTCACACTACCTCTTCTGAATCTTCACACATTTCTCGAATATCAGGAGAAACGATCTCTCCATCGTACCAGTCCCCCTTGTTGTCGCCCATGGGTCTCACTCATAAGCCAGATCTGTCTCTACAGAAAGGCCCTCGCACCTTCCTCCTTACTCCTCCGCCAACAGTAACCCCATCAAGTTCACAACAGCCACGACATGATACCAAGCTGGAACATTCCGGACATCGGTCAATTGACATGGTGCAGCTTTTGAAA aagtaTCCTATAGTTTGGCAAGGACTCTTGGCGCTGAAGAACGACCAGGCTGCCGTCCAGCTACACTTTGTGTCTGGAAACACCATCCTCGCTCAACGCTCCCTCCCGCCCCCAGAAGGAGGATCTCTTCTTCGTATTGTCCAGAGGATGAGGCTTGAGGCTTCCCAGTTGGATAGTGTGGCACGCAGAATGACT atggAAAATGACTACTGTTTGCTCCTGGCTCTACCCTGTGGTCGAGACCAAGAAGACGTTCTTGGTCAAACCCAAGCTTTGAAAAGTGGCTTCATCACTTACCTACAAGCCAAACAGGCAGCTGGCATCATTAATGTGCCCAACCCCGGCTCCAATCAG GCAGCTTACGTGGTGCAAATATTCCCGCCGTGTGAATTCTCGGAGAGCCATCTTTCGCGCCTGGCTCCCGACCTTCTCAACAGCATCTCCAGCATTTCCCCTCACCTCATGATTGTTATAGCTTCTGTTTAA